The Setaria italica strain Yugu1 chromosome IX, Setaria_italica_v2.0, whole genome shotgun sequence genome has a window encoding:
- the LOC101763107 gene encoding G-type lectin S-receptor-like serine/threonine-protein kinase SRK isoform X2: MDCSAIACTAALLILLLLPPCASDDRIVPGKPLSPGATIVSEDGSFALGFFSPSNSTPAKLYLGIWYNDIPEFTVVWVANRDAPVTNATSPTPTLSLAAGTTDLVLSDADGRPVWTTNVTGAPSTPAPPPTGLAAVLLNNGDLVIRSPNGTALWQSFEHPADTLLPGMKIRVRYRTRTGERLVSWKGAGDPSPGSYSFGADPERIIQLFLWNGTRPVMRSAPWTGYMVAGQYQANTSLVYVVFVSTEEEMYLTYSLADGAPHTRYVLAYSGEYQLQSWNRSAAAWSVLGEWPAGGPCSRYGRCGANGYCDGTAGDAVPACKCLDGFEPASAEEWSGGVFSGGCRRKEALRCGGDGFLALTGMKSPDGFRRVGNRTLEECAAECRRNCSCVAYAYADLRLSSSSSTGDATRCLVWAGDLMDTVRMGDVTGSDTLYLRIAGLRAGEKARANALKIGLPAVLTSSVLLLAGISFAWFKFKGKRGNGKRLKKLILGSMGTSDQLGERNPGQDFVLPFVRFDDIVAATRNFSEAYKIGQGGFGKVYMGMIGGQEVAIKRLMKWPNSGYMAPEYAMEGVFSIKSDVYSFGVLLLEVVTGTRRSSMDGIMGFPNLIAYVWNMWMEGNIKNLADSSITNSCLLDEVLLCSHVALLCVQEKPDDRPVMSKVVYALDNGSNTLPSPNHPAYFAHRSNEIEQARDDIQNSMGSFTLTNIEGR; this comes from the exons ATGGACTGTTCAGCGATCGCCTGCACGGCTGCCCTTCtgatcctcctcctgctgccgcCATGTGCATCCGACGACAGGATCGTCCCCGGCAAGCCGCTCTCCCCTGGTGCCACCATCGTGTCGGAGGACGGCAGCTTCGCCTTGGGCTTCTTCTCCCCTTCCAACTCAACTCCGGCCAAGCTCTACCTCGGCATCTGGTACAACGACATCCCCGAGTTCACCGTGGTGTGGGTCGCCAACCGAGACGCCCCCGTCACGAACGCCACGTCCCCTACGCCAACGCTCTCCCTGGCGGCCGGCACCACGGATCTCGTCTTGTCCGACGCCGACGGCCGCCCTGTCTGGACGACGAACGTCACCGGCGCCCCAAGCACCCCTGCGCCACCGCCCACTGGCCTCGCCGCGGTGCTTCTCAACAACGGCGACCTCGTCATCAGGTCCCCCAACGGCACCGCCCTGTGGCAGAGCTTCGAGCACCCGGCCGACACGCTCCTCCCCGGCATGAAGATCCGGGTCAGGTACAGGACGCGCACCGGCGAGCGCCTGGTGTCGTGGAAGGGCGCCGGCGACCCCTCGCCGGGGAGCTACAGCTTCGGGGCGGACCCGGAGAGGATCATCCAGCTGTTCCTCTGGAACGGGACGCGCCCCGTGATGCGGAGCGCGCCGTGGACGGGGTACATGGTCGCCGGACAATACCAGGCCAACACCAGCCTCGTCTACGTCGTGTTCGTCAGCACCGAGGAGGAGATGTACCTGACCTACAGCCTCGCCGACGGCGCGCCGCACACCAGGTACGTGCTGGCCTACTCCGGCGAGTACCAGCTCCAGAGCTGGAacaggagcgcggcggcgtggtccgTCCTCGGggagtggccggccggcggcccgtGCAGCCGCTACGGCCGCTGCGGCGCCAACGGCTACTGCGACGgcaccgccggcgacgccgtccCGGCGTGCAAGTGCCTCGACGGCTTCGAGCCGGCCAGCGCGGAGGAGTGGAGCGGCGGCGTGTTCTCGGGGGGCTGCCGGCGGAAGGAGGCGCTAcggtgcggcggcgacggcttcTTGGCCTTGACGGGGATGAAGTCGCCCGACGGGTTCCGGCGCGTCGGGAACAGGACCTTGGAGGAGTGCGCGGCGGAGTGCCGCCGGAACTGCTCCTGCGTGGCGTACGCTTACGCCGACCTGCGGCTTAGCAGCAGCTCGTCGACGGGGGACGCGACGAGGTGCCTGGTGTGGGCCGGGGACCTGATGGACACGGTGAGGATGGGCGACGTGACCGGCAGCGACACCCTCTACCTCCGGATTGCAGGCCTGCGTGCTG GTGAAAAGGCAAGGGCCAATGCACTGAAGATTGGATTGCCTGCAGTTTTGACGAGCAGTGTTTTACTACTCGCGGGCATTTCATTCGCATGGTTCAAGTTCAAAG GTAAaagaggaaatgggaaaagGCTCAAGAAGCTCATTTTGGGAAGTATGGGTACCTCTGATCAACTTGGGGAAAGAAACCCTGGCCAGGATTTTGTGTTGCCCTTTGTCAGATTTGATGATATTGTGGCAGCAACACGCAATTTCTCCGAAGCTTATAAGATTGGGCAGGGAGGTTTTGGGAAAGTTTATATG GGAATGATTGGTGGCCAGGAAGTTGCTATCAAAAGGCTAA TGAAATGGCCAAACAGTGGTTACATGGCTCCGGAGTATGCAATGGAAGGTGTCTTCTCTATCAAGTCTGATGTCTATAGCTTTGGTGTGCTACTCTTGGAGGTTGTTACGGGCACAAGGAGAAGCTCCATGGATGGCATCATGGGTTTTCCAAACCTTATAGCCTAC GTATGGAACATGTGGATGGAGGGGAACATAAAAAATTTGGCAGATTCATCTATTACGAATTCTTGTTTGCTAGATGAAGTTTTGCTATGTAGTCATGTAGCACTCTTGTGTGTTCAAGAAAAACCAGATGACAGGCCAGTTATGTCAAAGGTTGTGTATGCTCTGGACAACGGAAGCAATACCCTTCCATCCCCCAATCATCCTGCATACTTTGCACATAGGAGCAATGAAATAGAGCAAGCAAGGGACGATATCCAGAACTCTATGGGTAGTTTTACTCTTACAAACATAGAGGGTAGGTAA
- the LOC101762698 gene encoding uncharacterized protein At2g23090, with protein sequence MGGGNGQKSRMARERNAEKNKAAKGSQLDTNKKAMSIQCKVCMQTFMCTTTEVKCREHAEAKHPKSDVYQCFPHLKK encoded by the exons atgggcggcggcaacggccagAAGTCCAGGATGGCCCGCGAGAGGAACGCCGAGAAGAACAAGGCCGCCAAGG GGAGCCAGCTTGATACCAACAAGAAGGCCATGAGCATCCAG TGCAAAGTATGTATGCAAACATTCATGTGTACCACGACTGAAGTGAAGTGCCGGGAGCACGCCGAGGCTAAGCATCCAAAGTCAGACGTGTACCAGTGCTTCCCCCATTTGAAGAAGTGA
- the LOC101763107 gene encoding receptor-like serine/threonine-protein kinase SD1-8 isoform X1, with translation MDCSAIACTAALLILLLLPPCASDDRIVPGKPLSPGATIVSEDGSFALGFFSPSNSTPAKLYLGIWYNDIPEFTVVWVANRDAPVTNATSPTPTLSLAAGTTDLVLSDADGRPVWTTNVTGAPSTPAPPPTGLAAVLLNNGDLVIRSPNGTALWQSFEHPADTLLPGMKIRVRYRTRTGERLVSWKGAGDPSPGSYSFGADPERIIQLFLWNGTRPVMRSAPWTGYMVAGQYQANTSLVYVVFVSTEEEMYLTYSLADGAPHTRYVLAYSGEYQLQSWNRSAAAWSVLGEWPAGGPCSRYGRCGANGYCDGTAGDAVPACKCLDGFEPASAEEWSGGVFSGGCRRKEALRCGGDGFLALTGMKSPDGFRRVGNRTLEECAAECRRNCSCVAYAYADLRLSSSSSTGDATRCLVWAGDLMDTVRMGDVTGSDTLYLRIAGLRAGEKARANALKIGLPAVLTSSVLLLAGISFAWFKFKGKRGNGKRLKKLILGSMGTSDQLGERNPGQDFVLPFVRFDDIVAATRNFSEAYKIGQGGFGKVYMGMIGGQEVAIKRLSKDSEQGTEEFRTEVILIAKLQHRNLVRLLGCSVEGDEKILIYEYLPNKSLDAIIFDNSRKMLLDWPTRFNIIKGVARGLLYLHHDSRLTIIHRDLKAANVLLDAEMRPKIADFGMARIFSDCQIKANTRRVVGTYGYMAPEYAMEGVFSIKSDVYSFGVLLLEVVTGTRRSSMDGIMGFPNLIAYVWNMWMEGNIKNLADSSITNSCLLDEVLLCSHVALLCVQEKPDDRPVMSKVVYALDNGSNTLPSPNHPAYFAHRSNEIEQARDDIQNSMGSFTLTNIEGR, from the exons ATGGACTGTTCAGCGATCGCCTGCACGGCTGCCCTTCtgatcctcctcctgctgccgcCATGTGCATCCGACGACAGGATCGTCCCCGGCAAGCCGCTCTCCCCTGGTGCCACCATCGTGTCGGAGGACGGCAGCTTCGCCTTGGGCTTCTTCTCCCCTTCCAACTCAACTCCGGCCAAGCTCTACCTCGGCATCTGGTACAACGACATCCCCGAGTTCACCGTGGTGTGGGTCGCCAACCGAGACGCCCCCGTCACGAACGCCACGTCCCCTACGCCAACGCTCTCCCTGGCGGCCGGCACCACGGATCTCGTCTTGTCCGACGCCGACGGCCGCCCTGTCTGGACGACGAACGTCACCGGCGCCCCAAGCACCCCTGCGCCACCGCCCACTGGCCTCGCCGCGGTGCTTCTCAACAACGGCGACCTCGTCATCAGGTCCCCCAACGGCACCGCCCTGTGGCAGAGCTTCGAGCACCCGGCCGACACGCTCCTCCCCGGCATGAAGATCCGGGTCAGGTACAGGACGCGCACCGGCGAGCGCCTGGTGTCGTGGAAGGGCGCCGGCGACCCCTCGCCGGGGAGCTACAGCTTCGGGGCGGACCCGGAGAGGATCATCCAGCTGTTCCTCTGGAACGGGACGCGCCCCGTGATGCGGAGCGCGCCGTGGACGGGGTACATGGTCGCCGGACAATACCAGGCCAACACCAGCCTCGTCTACGTCGTGTTCGTCAGCACCGAGGAGGAGATGTACCTGACCTACAGCCTCGCCGACGGCGCGCCGCACACCAGGTACGTGCTGGCCTACTCCGGCGAGTACCAGCTCCAGAGCTGGAacaggagcgcggcggcgtggtccgTCCTCGGggagtggccggccggcggcccgtGCAGCCGCTACGGCCGCTGCGGCGCCAACGGCTACTGCGACGgcaccgccggcgacgccgtccCGGCGTGCAAGTGCCTCGACGGCTTCGAGCCGGCCAGCGCGGAGGAGTGGAGCGGCGGCGTGTTCTCGGGGGGCTGCCGGCGGAAGGAGGCGCTAcggtgcggcggcgacggcttcTTGGCCTTGACGGGGATGAAGTCGCCCGACGGGTTCCGGCGCGTCGGGAACAGGACCTTGGAGGAGTGCGCGGCGGAGTGCCGCCGGAACTGCTCCTGCGTGGCGTACGCTTACGCCGACCTGCGGCTTAGCAGCAGCTCGTCGACGGGGGACGCGACGAGGTGCCTGGTGTGGGCCGGGGACCTGATGGACACGGTGAGGATGGGCGACGTGACCGGCAGCGACACCCTCTACCTCCGGATTGCAGGCCTGCGTGCTG GTGAAAAGGCAAGGGCCAATGCACTGAAGATTGGATTGCCTGCAGTTTTGACGAGCAGTGTTTTACTACTCGCGGGCATTTCATTCGCATGGTTCAAGTTCAAAG GTAAaagaggaaatgggaaaagGCTCAAGAAGCTCATTTTGGGAAGTATGGGTACCTCTGATCAACTTGGGGAAAGAAACCCTGGCCAGGATTTTGTGTTGCCCTTTGTCAGATTTGATGATATTGTGGCAGCAACACGCAATTTCTCCGAAGCTTATAAGATTGGGCAGGGAGGTTTTGGGAAAGTTTATATG GGAATGATTGGTGGCCAGGAAGTTGCTATCAAAAGGCTAAGTAAGGACTCTGAGCAAGGAACCGAGGAATTTAGGACTGAAGTTATTCTAATAGCCAAATTGCAACACCGAAATCTAGTTCGGCTTCTAGGATGTAGTGTTGAGGGTGATGAAAAGATCCTGATTTATGAGTATTTGCCCAACAAAAGCTTAGATGCTATCATCTTTG ATAATTCAAGAAAAATGTTGTTAGACTGGCCAACACGATTTAACATAATCAAAGGAGTTGCAAGAGGGCTTCTTTACCTCCATCATGATTCAAGATTGACCATAATTCATAGAGATCTCAAGGCCGCCAATGTTTTACTAGATGCAGAGATGAGACCTAAGATAGCAGACTTTGGCATGGCAAGGATCTTTAGTGATTGCCAAATAAAAGCAAATACCCGACGTGTCGTTGGAACATA TGGTTACATGGCTCCGGAGTATGCAATGGAAGGTGTCTTCTCTATCAAGTCTGATGTCTATAGCTTTGGTGTGCTACTCTTGGAGGTTGTTACGGGCACAAGGAGAAGCTCCATGGATGGCATCATGGGTTTTCCAAACCTTATAGCCTAC GTATGGAACATGTGGATGGAGGGGAACATAAAAAATTTGGCAGATTCATCTATTACGAATTCTTGTTTGCTAGATGAAGTTTTGCTATGTAGTCATGTAGCACTCTTGTGTGTTCAAGAAAAACCAGATGACAGGCCAGTTATGTCAAAGGTTGTGTATGCTCTGGACAACGGAAGCAATACCCTTCCATCCCCCAATCATCCTGCATACTTTGCACATAGGAGCAATGAAATAGAGCAAGCAAGGGACGATATCCAGAACTCTATGGGTAGTTTTACTCTTACAAACATAGAGGGTAGGTAA
- the LOC101763916 gene encoding zinc finger CCCH domain-containing protein 18 produces the protein MQKQNQPISCSLPPPNQNSKKPSMASQKGAAPTGRSGGADGIRSHTDAENDPSSSAPEDFEFCILSSGGLALAGEDAADMCAADEVFSGGKLLPFRLSSVASADASSALMLLRSDSLDGAAMAASTSGFSSRSVSRSASSSSSSSCVSRSTSSKSASSDPASVASCPPPPSKGATADAAVPPRRSLSSSVFYAHPSPSPRPPRRSARPAAAPAARRSTGSAPPASWGVIRLGVVGAPEMYAPRPAGARGGSRSARFDQPRTAAKEDKKLALGLLGAGLVCSCSPDAVAPVGSAEVAAAEARRRRKKAEEKKRAAKQSGQSTSRRSRILEWLEELSISKEKSVV, from the coding sequence ATGCAGAAGCAAAACCAACCCATCTCTTGCTCTCTTCCCCCGCCAAACCAAAACAGCAAGAAACCATCCATGGCGAGCCAGAAAGGAGCCGCGCCGACAGGCCGATCGGGCGGTGCCGACGGCATCCGCTCGCACACGGACGCCGAAAACGATCCATCATCATCGGCGCCCGAGGACTTCGAGTTCTGCATACTCTCGTCAGGTGGGCTCGCGCTGGCCGGAGAGGACGCGGCCGACATGTGCGCCGCCGACGAGGTCTTCTCCGGCGGGAAGCTCCTCCCTTTCCGCCTCTCCTCGGTGGCCTCGGCCGACGCGTCTTCCGCGCTCATGCTGCTCCGCTCGGACTCGCTGGACGGCGCCGCGATGGCGGCGTCCACCAGCGGTTTCAGCTCGCGCTCCGTCAGCCGCAGCGcgagctccagcagcagcagcagctgcgtcAGCCGGAGCACGTCGTCCAAGAGCGCGTCCTCGGACCCCGCCAGCGTCGCGAgctgccctcctcctcccagcaAGGGCGCCACGGCCGACGCCGCCGTTCCGCCGCGGCGGTCGCTGTCGAGCAGCGTGTTCTACGCGCACCCgagcccgtcgccgcgcccgccgcgccggagcgcacgccccgcggccgcgcccgcggctCGCCGCAGCACcgggtcggcgccgccggcgtcgtgggGCGTCATACGCCTAGGCGTCGTCGGCGCCCCCGAGATGTacgcgccgcggccggccggagcGAGGGGCGGGAGCCGGAGCGCGAGGTTTGATCAGCCAAGGACCGCCGCCAAGGAGGACAAGAAGCTCGCGCTGGGGCTGCTGGGGGCCGGCCTTGTGTGCTCGTGCTCGCCTGACGCCGTCGCGCCCGTGGGctcggcggaggtggccgcggcggaggcgaggcggaggaggaagaaggcggaggagaagaagagagcggCGAAGCAGAGCGGGCAGAGCACTTCTCGGAGGAGCAGGATCCTCGAGTGGCTGGAGGAGCTCTCCATTTCCAAGGAGAAGAGCGTCGTGTAG
- the LOC101763512 gene encoding uncharacterized protein LOC101763512, whose protein sequence is MLLRLKIVGVHSVVVPGGHDHGATFAAAPRRRSRSTAAGVARRTRRVVVTMALKEEPESSRSGFAGGGPSWDPGLEIQVPFEQRPVNEYSALKDSVLYSWAELSPGSFFLRLGGLWMITFTVLAAPIAAASFNPGKDPLKFVLAAGIGTLLLVSLVVLRIYLGWSYVGDRLLSAVVPYEETGWYDGQMWVKPPEVLARDRLLGSYKVKPVINLLKQTLVGTGALLVGAVSLFAFAAPVEDFLHSMNQPPSAASSKPSLRREELLRLPVEVMQDDDLAAAAAEAADGRPVYCRDRYYRALAGGQYCKWDDLLN, encoded by the exons ATGCTGCTCCGGCTGAAGATCGTCGGCGTCCACTCGGTGGTGGTCCCGGGCGGCCACGACCATGGTGCCACCTTCgcggcggcgccacggcggcgcagccggagcacggcggccggcgtggcGAGGCGGACGAGGAGGGTGGTGGTGACCATGGCGCTGAAGGAGGAGCCGGAGAGCAGCCGCAGCGgattcgccggcggcgggccgagCTGGGACCCCGGGCTGGAGATCCAAGTCCCCTTCGAGCAACGACCG GTGAACGAGTACTCTGCTCTCAAGGATAGCGTCCTGTACTCGTGGGCAGAGCTGAGCCCAGGGTCCTTCTTCCTGCGGCTGGGCGGCCTGTGGATGATCACCTTCACTGTGCTCGCGGCCCCGATTGCAGCCGCGAGCTTCAATCCCGGCAAG GACCCACTCAAGTTTGTGCTGGCAGCTGGGATTGGAACTTTGCTCTTGGTGTCATTGGTGGTTCTCAGAATATACCTG GGATGGAGCTATGTTGGTGATAGGCTGTTGTCAGCAGTCGTGCCGTACGAAGAAACTGGATGGTATGACGGCCAAATGTGGGTAAAACCACCAGAG GTGTTGGCTCGGGACAGGCTCTTGGGATCTTACAAG GTAAAGCCGGTGATCAACCTGCTGAAGCAGACGCTGGTGGGCACCGGCGCGCTGCTCGTCGGGGCGGTGTCGCTCTTCGCGTTCGCCGCTCCCGTCGAGGACTTCCTCCACTCCATGAACCAACCTCCCTCCGCTGCGTCGTCGAAGCCAAGCTTGAG GAGGGAGGAGCTGCTGCGGCTGCCGGTGGAGGTGATGCAAGACGAcgacctcgccgcggcggcggcggaggccgccgaCGGGCGGCCGGTCTACTGCCGGGACCGTTACTACCGGGCGCTCGCCGGCGGGCAGTACTGCAAGTGGGACGACCTGCTCAACTGA
- the LOC101756775 gene encoding B3 domain-containing protein Os06g0194400 has product MADAARYEVQRRRQIEENKRRIEELGLRHLAAAAMPPKAKQLKLKHKARAPGAAAPPRRSGRVANLPDQPDYRENVKKKIVIGPTAAERSYAIAKAKAKELEGELRADYPTFLKTVSKYYATAFSLSLPPHFCREHLPEHGKVITLVDEEDDEFDVQYYKGPNDRGYCITSWRGFATDHKLDDGDCLVFQLIQQRKFKVYIIRARSYLKMMS; this is encoded by the exons ATGGCGGACGCCGCCCGGTACGAGGTGCAGCGACGGCGGCAGATCGAGGAGAACAAGCGCAGGATTGAGGAGCTGGGGCtgcgccacctcgccgccgccgccatgccccCTAAG GCCAAGCAGCTGAAGCTGAAGCACAAGGCGCGGGCGCCGGGGGCAGCCGCCCCGCCTCGGCGGTCCGGCCGCGTGGCCAATCTCCCCGACCAGCCCGATTACCGCGAG AATGTCAAGAAAAAGATAGTAATTGGTCCGACCGCCGCAGAAAGAAGCTACGCCATCGCCAAGGCCAAGGCCAAGGAGCTGGAGGGCGAGCTGCGTGCTGACTACCCCACCTTTCTGAAGACCGTGAGCAAGTACTATGCCACTGCATTCTCGCTG TCACTCCCGCCACATTTCTGTAGGGAGCATTTACCAGAGCACGGCAAGGTGATCACGCTggtggatgaggaggatgacgagTTTGATGTGCAATACTATAAGGGGCCAAATGACCGTGGCTACTGCATTACCAGCTGGAGAGGGTTTGCCACTGACCACAAGCTGGACGATGGTGACTGTCTGGTGTTCCAGCTTATTCAGCAGAGAAAGTTCAAG GTATACATCATAAGAGCACGTTCTTACTTGAAAATGATGAGCTGA